The Solibacillus sp. FSL R7-0682 genome includes a window with the following:
- a CDS encoding glutathione ABC transporter substrate-binding protein, with protein MSFSKKSLWMMFLTFTLALVLAACSGDSDEGSSTDSGDAGTETNTDSGTTEETTAGGDLIIAELSDASSLDPHGSNDVPSSNVQSNLYETLVNRDANGELVAGLAESWTQVDDLTWEFKLKQGVTFHDGEAFNAEAVKTSFDRLLDPDVASPRAFLFEMVTEVKVIDDYTVQFITEYPFSPLLAHLTHNGGGIISPKSIAADYEAIKADSSLKAGTVIGTNPVGTGPFKFTSWTPGTEIKLEKFADYAGTPANVDTVTFKVVPEGATRVAELQSGFAHIIGTVEPGQVENVNSTDGASVLETPSSSLTYLGFNTEKAPFDNVKVRQAISKAIDRKTLIDGIYEGFGIPAISPLSPGIFGYTEDVTSMEYNMDEAKALLEEAGFADGFTTTIWTNDNPVRQQVAIVLQEALKQLNITAEIEVMEFGSYLEKTAAGEHDMFILGWSNSTGDADYGLYALFHSSQHGDPGNRSFYSSAKVDELLDKGRREADQTAREAIYKEAIQIISDESPMAFVLHPSNLTGVSDKVTGFNVGSDSIYQLRDVKLSE; from the coding sequence ATGTCATTTTCTAAAAAATCACTATGGATGATGTTTCTTACGTTCACACTTGCGCTAGTATTAGCAGCGTGCAGTGGGGATAGTGACGAAGGTTCATCTACTGATTCTGGCGATGCCGGAACTGAAACAAATACGGACTCTGGTACAACTGAGGAAACTACAGCAGGTGGGGACTTAATCATTGCAGAATTATCTGATGCAAGTTCTTTAGACCCACATGGTTCTAACGATGTACCTTCATCAAACGTGCAATCAAACCTTTATGAAACATTAGTAAACCGTGATGCTAACGGCGAATTAGTTGCTGGTTTAGCAGAATCTTGGACTCAAGTAGATGACTTAACTTGGGAATTCAAATTAAAACAAGGTGTTACTTTCCATGATGGTGAAGCATTCAACGCTGAAGCAGTTAAAACTTCATTCGATCGTTTATTAGATCCAGACGTTGCCTCTCCACGTGCATTTTTATTTGAAATGGTGACGGAAGTAAAAGTAATTGATGACTACACAGTTCAATTCATTACGGAATATCCATTCTCTCCATTACTTGCGCACTTAACGCATAATGGTGGTGGTATTATCTCACCTAAATCAATCGCAGCTGATTATGAAGCAATTAAGGCTGACTCTTCATTAAAAGCTGGTACAGTAATCGGTACAAATCCAGTAGGTACTGGTCCATTTAAATTTACTTCTTGGACTCCTGGTACTGAAATTAAATTAGAAAAATTTGCTGACTATGCTGGTACGCCAGCTAACGTTGATACAGTAACATTCAAAGTAGTTCCTGAAGGCGCTACACGTGTTGCTGAATTACAATCTGGTTTCGCTCACATTATCGGTACGGTTGAGCCTGGTCAAGTAGAAAACGTAAACTCTACGGATGGAGCTTCAGTATTAGAGACGCCATCATCTTCATTAACATACCTTGGCTTCAATACTGAAAAAGCGCCATTTGATAACGTAAAAGTGCGACAAGCAATCTCTAAAGCAATCGACCGTAAAACATTAATCGATGGTATTTATGAAGGCTTCGGTATTCCAGCGATTTCTCCACTATCTCCTGGTATTTTCGGATACACAGAAGATGTGACGTCTATGGAATACAATATGGATGAAGCAAAAGCTTTACTTGAAGAAGCAGGCTTTGCGGATGGCTTCACTACAACAATTTGGACAAACGACAACCCAGTTCGTCAACAAGTAGCAATCGTTTTACAAGAAGCATTGAAGCAATTAAACATTACTGCTGAAATCGAAGTTATGGAATTTGGTTCATACTTAGAAAAGACTGCTGCTGGTGAACACGATATGTTCATCTTAGGTTGGTCTAACTCTACAGGTGATGCTGACTACGGTTTATATGCATTATTCCACTCTTCTCAACATGGTGACCCAGGTAACCGTTCATTCTACTCAAGTGCAAAAGTAGATGAATTATTAGATAAAGGTCGTCGTGAAGCAGATCAAACTGCTCGTGAAGCAATTTACAAAGAAGCGATTCAAATTATCTCTGACGAATCACCAATGGCATTCGTATTGCACCCATCTAATTTAACAGGTGTATCTGATAAAGTTACTGGCTTTAACGTAGGCTCTGACAGTATTTATCAATTACGTGATGTTAAACTTAGCGAATAA
- the nikC gene encoding nickel transporter permease, whose product MEAFRTFMKRLMKNKAAVVGGVIILLVILIGIFGPFILKTDPNAVNVLNKLQAPSKDHWFGTDNFGRDIFTRIIYGTKLTLTVGFLSVLIGGVIGVVLGIVSGYYGGMIDTITMRIMDILLAFPGILLALAIVSVLGGSLINVIIAVGIFSVPAFARIVRGSTLQVKKLEYIDAVRALGASDLRIIFKHILPNILSPIIVQATMRIATAILTASGLAYLGLGAQPPAAEWGAMLSDGRAYMHNAGHMVIFPGVMIVIVVLAFNIFGDGLRDALDPKMKQ is encoded by the coding sequence ATGGAAGCTTTTAGAACATTTATGAAGCGGTTAATGAAAAACAAAGCTGCAGTTGTCGGTGGGGTAATTATTCTATTAGTCATTTTAATTGGTATTTTTGGTCCATTTATTTTGAAAACTGATCCAAACGCTGTAAACGTGTTGAACAAATTACAAGCACCATCAAAGGATCACTGGTTTGGAACAGATAATTTTGGTCGAGATATTTTTACTCGAATTATTTATGGTACAAAGCTTACATTAACAGTTGGTTTCTTATCGGTTTTAATTGGTGGTGTAATCGGAGTTGTTTTAGGAATTGTTTCAGGTTACTACGGAGGCATGATCGATACGATTACGATGCGTATTATGGATATTTTACTAGCTTTCCCTGGTATTTTACTAGCACTAGCAATCGTTTCGGTTTTAGGTGGTAGCTTAATTAATGTAATTATAGCAGTCGGGATTTTCTCGGTACCTGCATTTGCTCGAATCGTTCGAGGATCAACATTGCAGGTGAAGAAGCTCGAATATATAGATGCTGTTCGAGCGCTTGGTGCTTCGGACCTGCGAATTATTTTCAAGCATATTTTACCGAATATTCTGTCCCCGATTATTGTTCAGGCAACAATGCGTATTGCGACAGCAATTTTAACAGCATCTGGTCTGGCATATTTAGGTTTAGGTGCTCAGCCACCTGCAGCAGAGTGGGGAGCAATGTTAAGTGATGGGCGTGCTTACATGCACAATGCAGGGCATATGGTCATATTCCCTGGTGTAATGATTGTTATTGTCGTTCTAGCATTTAATATTTTCGGTGATGGATTACGAGATGCACTTGATCCAAAAATGAAACAATAG
- a CDS encoding ABC transporter ATP-binding protein encodes MAKKELLKVEGLKQYFPIKGGFLGRTVNHVKAVDDISFTVYEGETVSIVGESGCGKSTTGRAILRLEEPTDGSVTFQGTDITKISKGEMRKYRKDLQIIFQDPYASINPRQTVASVLNEAMHIQNVLPPDQRRARIEQLLETVGLRPYQADRYPHEFSGGQRQRIGIARALSVDPKLIICDEAVSALDVSIQAQVLNLLEELQDEYGLTYLFISHDLGVVRHISDRIIVMYLGKIVEIADKHSLFENPQHPYTKALLSAIPVPDPDAVKNRIVLKGDVPSPIDPPTGCRFHTRCPFATDRCRKEEPELRTTRLMKDTHEAACHHMEEISSGQMAVKQ; translated from the coding sequence ATGGCGAAAAAAGAACTGTTAAAAGTTGAGGGGTTAAAGCAATACTTCCCTATTAAAGGTGGTTTTTTAGGGCGTACAGTGAATCACGTTAAAGCGGTCGATGATATTTCCTTTACCGTATATGAAGGGGAAACAGTAAGTATCGTAGGTGAATCAGGATGTGGTAAATCGACAACAGGTCGTGCGATTTTACGTCTTGAAGAACCGACAGATGGATCCGTAACCTTTCAAGGTACTGACATTACGAAAATATCAAAGGGGGAAATGCGTAAGTATCGTAAGGATTTACAAATCATTTTCCAAGATCCGTATGCTTCTATTAACCCGAGGCAAACTGTTGCAAGTGTTTTAAATGAAGCAATGCACATTCAAAATGTATTACCACCGGATCAACGTCGAGCACGTATTGAACAATTGCTCGAAACAGTAGGATTACGTCCATATCAAGCAGACCGTTATCCACACGAATTCTCAGGTGGTCAGCGTCAGCGTATCGGGATTGCACGTGCCTTATCGGTAGATCCAAAATTAATTATTTGTGACGAAGCGGTATCAGCACTAGATGTGTCCATTCAAGCACAAGTATTAAATTTATTAGAAGAACTACAGGATGAATATGGATTAACTTACTTATTTATCTCTCATGACTTAGGGGTAGTACGCCATATTTCTGACCGTATTATTGTAATGTATTTAGGTAAAATTGTGGAAATTGCAGATAAGCATAGCTTGTTTGAAAACCCACAACATCCGTATACAAAAGCGCTCTTATCAGCGATACCTGTGCCCGACCCAGATGCGGTGAAAAATCGGATCGTATTAAAAGGTGATGTACCTTCACCAATTGATCCGCCAACAGGCTGCCGTTTCCATACTCGTTGTCCATTTGCGACGGATAGATGTCGTAAAGAAGAACCGGAACTTCGTACTACAAGATTAATGAAAGATACACATGAGGCTGCATGTCACCACATGGAAGAAATCTCTTCTGGACAAATGGCAGTAAAACAATAA
- a CDS encoding ABC transporter permease — protein MTKYIIRRLLQTIPVLLGVSILVFSLMFLIPGDPAQVMAGEGASKQTVENLREKLGLNDPAYVQYGRYLSNALQGDLGNSVRSGRPVMDEIQARFWVTVEVAVYATILAVFLGLIAGIISAVRHYTLTDVSIMIIALFGLSMPNFWLGLLLIQWFALGNLPFDIISLPDFLKMRPSGWGDSWRQIILPVITLGTGGAAIIARMTRSSMLEVIGQDYIRTARAKGVSERIVIYRHALKNALIPVVTVIGLEFGGFLGGAVLTESIFAINGMGRLTIDAIRQRDFPVVQGTVLVISLLFVLVNLFVDISYKFLNKRIDLN, from the coding sequence ATGACTAAGTATATTATTCGCCGATTATTGCAAACGATTCCCGTCTTACTTGGGGTATCCATTTTAGTATTTTCATTGATGTTCCTTATTCCTGGTGACCCGGCACAAGTAATGGCTGGAGAAGGTGCATCTAAGCAAACGGTAGAAAATTTACGAGAAAAGCTAGGGTTGAATGACCCTGCTTATGTTCAATATGGTCGTTATTTAAGTAATGCATTGCAAGGTGATTTAGGAAATTCCGTACGGAGCGGACGCCCTGTAATGGATGAAATTCAAGCGCGATTTTGGGTGACAGTTGAAGTTGCTGTTTATGCAACCATTTTAGCGGTATTTTTAGGTTTAATCGCAGGAATCATTTCCGCTGTTCGTCATTATACGTTAACGGACGTTTCGATTATGATTATTGCTTTATTTGGTCTATCGATGCCGAACTTCTGGTTAGGCTTATTATTAATTCAATGGTTTGCATTAGGTAATTTACCATTTGATATTATTAGTTTACCTGACTTTTTAAAAATGCGACCGTCTGGTTGGGGCGATTCGTGGCGACAGATTATTTTACCTGTTATTACTCTCGGTACAGGAGGGGCCGCAATTATCGCACGAATGACACGCTCTTCTATGCTAGAGGTAATTGGTCAAGATTACATCCGTACAGCACGTGCGAAAGGGGTATCGGAGCGTATTGTTATTTACCGCCATGCACTGAAAAATGCACTTATTCCTGTAGTAACTGTCATCGGTTTAGAGTTCGGGGGCTTCTTAGGAGGAGCAGTACTAACAGAATCAATCTTTGCTATAAATGGAATGGGCCGATTAACGATCGATGCGATACGTCAGCGTGACTTCCCGGTAGTACAAGGTACGGTACTCGTCATTTCTCTCCTGTTTGTACTTGTAAACTTGTTCGTAGATATTTCTTATAAATTCTTAAATAAAAGAATTGACTTAAATTAA
- a CDS encoding ABC transporter ATP-binding protein, whose amino-acid sequence MNEMENILVVNNLQTSFSTDAGEVRAVDGVSFTVPKGKTIGIVGESGSGKSITSLSILRLLASNGKSKGGEILFKGKDLLKLSDKAMREIRGNQISMIFQEPMTSLNPVYTVGQQISETLKIHKKLGKKEAIQQSIEMLKLVGIPSPEKRVKQYPHELSGGMRQRVMIAMALACDPEILIADEPTTALDVTIQAQILELIKDLQNRLGMSVIMITHDLGVVAETCDFVAVMYAGQVVEYSDVRSLFKNPKHPYTLGLLNSLPRHDVDQERLIPIKGMVPSPHEMPVGCRFAPRCPAATGLCHNQEPKLLNTEEGRSEQIRCWMYSEEWDGESEVTLYGEKRTVKS is encoded by the coding sequence ATGAATGAAATGGAAAATATTTTAGTCGTCAATAATTTACAAACATCATTTAGTACAGATGCTGGAGAAGTACGTGCTGTAGATGGTGTTAGTTTTACAGTCCCGAAAGGAAAAACAATAGGAATTGTTGGTGAATCCGGTTCAGGAAAAAGTATTACGTCATTATCGATATTAAGATTATTAGCTTCAAATGGTAAATCAAAGGGTGGAGAGATACTTTTTAAAGGGAAAGATTTGTTGAAGCTTTCTGACAAAGCGATGAGAGAGATTCGAGGTAACCAAATTTCGATGATTTTCCAGGAACCTATGACGTCTTTAAACCCAGTATACACAGTCGGGCAACAAATTAGTGAAACACTAAAAATCCATAAAAAGCTTGGAAAAAAAGAAGCTATACAGCAATCAATCGAAATGCTAAAACTTGTAGGAATTCCATCACCTGAAAAACGTGTAAAGCAATATCCACATGAGCTTTCAGGAGGGATGCGTCAGCGTGTTATGATCGCTATGGCACTGGCATGTGACCCAGAAATTTTAATTGCTGATGAGCCTACAACAGCACTTGATGTAACGATTCAAGCACAAATTTTAGAGCTAATTAAAGATCTACAAAATCGTTTAGGCATGTCTGTTATTATGATTACCCACGATCTTGGGGTAGTAGCAGAGACATGTGATTTTGTGGCGGTAATGTATGCTGGCCAAGTTGTAGAATATTCAGATGTGCGTTCGCTATTCAAAAATCCAAAACATCCATACACACTAGGGCTATTAAATTCATTGCCACGTCATGATGTCGATCAAGAACGCTTAATCCCGATTAAAGGGATGGTGCCAAGTCCACATGAAATGCCAGTTGGTTGCCGATTTGCACCACGCTGTCCTGCTGCAACAGGGCTTTGCCATAATCAAGAGCCAAAATTACTTAATACAGAAGAAGGTCGTTCAGAGCAAATTCGTTGCTGGATGTACTCAGAAGAATGGGATGGAGAATCGGAGGTGACGCTATATGGCGAAAAAAGAACTGTTAAAAGTTGA